From a single Paenibacillus sp. FSL R5-0345 genomic region:
- a CDS encoding GNAT family N-acetyltransferase: MLIRKLNAEEQPPLHLLLLADPSQSLVEAYLERGQCFVAEIENCIIGVYVLLQTRPETVELVNIAVDEKQQSKGIGKRLVYHAIENARLLGAKTIEVGTGNSSVGQLALYQKCGFRITGIDKDFFIRHYSEEIVENGIKVVDMIRLSLDI, from the coding sequence ATGCTGATAAGGAAATTAAACGCAGAAGAACAACCCCCTTTGCATCTGTTGTTATTAGCCGATCCTTCACAAAGTCTTGTTGAAGCGTATTTAGAAAGAGGTCAATGTTTTGTAGCTGAAATAGAAAATTGCATTATTGGTGTCTATGTTTTGCTACAAACGAGGCCTGAGACAGTAGAACTAGTGAATATAGCCGTTGATGAGAAGCAGCAAAGTAAAGGAATAGGAAAACGGTTGGTCTATCATGCGATTGAGAATGCGAGATTACTTGGTGCGAAGACGATTGAAGTGGGTACCGGGAATTCAAGTGTAGGGCAGCTGGCTCTCTATCAGAAATGTGGATTTAGAATTACCGGAATCGATAAAGACTTTTTTATCAGACATTATAGTGAAGAGATTGTTGAGAATGGGATTAAAGTAGTAGATATGATCCGTCTTTCATTAGATATATGA
- the mqnE gene encoding aminofutalosine synthase MqnE: MSTLFTPQTDARMMNIIEKVRGGERLNLEDGVYLYQSNDLLTIGQLANEVNLAKNNNRVYFIENMSLYFTNVCESHCAFCNFRKDDGEEGAYTLSGQEMVQYVEQHIHPGVREFHIVGGHNDKVPFQYYVDSLKALNERFPEVTLKAYTAAEIDFFTRISGLSIREVLEQLRAAGLKTLTGGGAEILSDQYRKKMRVDKANVEEYLEVHRTAHQLGMKTHTTMLYGSIESHEDRIRHMMQIRDLQDETNGFMVFIPLSMQPKNKNAGIMRRNSAYEDLKTIAISRLMLDNFDHIKAYFINIGPQLTQVALNFGASDVHGTILKERISHAAGALTPEGLTRDELIWLVKGAGRIPVERDTFYNPIKVYE, from the coding sequence ATGTCTACTCTTTTCACCCCCCAAACAGACGCCCGAATGATGAACATTATTGAAAAAGTTCGCGGCGGCGAAAGATTGAATTTAGAAGATGGCGTTTATTTATATCAAAGTAACGACCTACTTACCATTGGTCAATTAGCAAATGAAGTTAATCTTGCAAAAAACAACAACAGGGTATATTTTATCGAAAATATGAGTCTATATTTCACCAATGTTTGCGAATCACATTGTGCATTCTGCAATTTCCGCAAAGATGATGGAGAAGAGGGTGCTTATACCCTATCCGGTCAGGAAATGGTGCAATATGTCGAACAGCATATTCATCCAGGTGTACGCGAATTCCATATCGTGGGTGGGCATAATGACAAGGTTCCTTTCCAGTATTATGTGGATTCTTTAAAAGCCTTGAATGAACGTTTCCCTGAGGTAACCTTAAAAGCATACACAGCAGCTGAGATCGATTTTTTCACCCGAATTAGCGGATTGAGTATTCGTGAGGTTCTGGAACAACTGCGTGCGGCAGGTCTTAAAACACTTACCGGTGGTGGCGCAGAAATATTATCCGATCAATACCGTAAAAAAATGCGCGTTGATAAAGCTAATGTGGAAGAGTATCTGGAAGTTCACCGTACAGCACATCAGCTTGGCATGAAGACCCATACAACGATGCTCTACGGCTCCATTGAGTCTCATGAAGACCGTATTCGGCACATGATGCAGATCCGCGATCTGCAGGACGAAACCAATGGTTTTATGGTATTCATTCCATTATCTATGCAGCCTAAGAATAAGAATGCAGGGATTATGCGCCGCAACTCCGCTTATGAGGATCTGAAGACGATTGCGATCAGCAGATTGATGCTCGATAATTTCGATCACATCAAAGCATACTTCATTAATATCGGCCCTCAGCTAACTCAGGTTGCGCTGAACTTCGGTGCTTCTGACGTACATGGCACCATTCTTAAAGAACGTATTAGCCATGCGGCTGGCGCCTTAACACCTGAAGGCCTCACACGCGATGAATTGATTTGGTTAGTAAAAGGGGCTGGACGAATTCCAGTAGAACGCGATACGTTCTACAATCCGATAAAGGTATACGAATAA
- a CDS encoding HesB/IscA family protein yields the protein MINISEKAAEQLKAMLAEQEVPNMFLRIGVTPGGCSGFSYAMGFDDNETEQDVYMDIQEMKVVVEKENLRYLDGLEIDFEESGMTGGFTINNPNATATCGCGSSFRTATDAGKPNEEPC from the coding sequence ATGATTAATATTAGCGAAAAGGCAGCAGAACAACTGAAGGCGATGCTTGCTGAACAAGAAGTGCCGAACATGTTCCTCCGTATTGGAGTAACGCCCGGCGGTTGCAGTGGATTCTCATACGCTATGGGCTTTGATGATAATGAAACCGAGCAGGACGTATATATGGACATCCAAGAAATGAAGGTTGTCGTGGAGAAAGAGAATCTTCGTTACCTTGATGGTCTCGAAATCGACTTTGAAGAATCCGGCATGACGGGTGGCTTCACCATCAATAACCCGAACGCTACTGCAACCTGCGGCTGCGGCTCAAGCTTCCGGACAGCTACGGATGCAGGGAAACCGAACGAAGAGCCTTGCTAA